In a single window of the Drosophila miranda strain MSH22 chromosome XL, D.miranda_PacBio2.1, whole genome shotgun sequence genome:
- the LOC108154078 gene encoding nuclear pore complex protein Nup205 isoform X2 — translation MDGMTEDMWTPCKHLYGTLQQAIAHPKELIGDLEQCLKKNKHNFTNFLRNPPKNEKSRSQIRAGLTEGIPVGAQGHKLILSQDLIDEAIILSDMFDLDELIAVELLYTAQRQQMHHPGLPRGLVAVLLYYDGRKSMACALRDMMQTISGVSWVTDLPREFLSLVNNYVQNLTEESNLLSRLLDILAEMDVVKENLMLTKNRAFGSTKHQNQVLALYEEIRQAVAMSLFNYSAQRGLPRGNAIRLMKMLAACKSSDNAGGNIDDVTVIMLMALLYSYDTSLLLSSDAVNPYTGRLPIIWDPEFAKSFHEALYDQAKWQTPRLDAIIKYSFALALASLRHAPSQMQAAAIAVIPRDEQLMDEALASNVFGFIYRQLLENEMIYNTEFIYRRAHLLITDFIDFMHAKVAELRNRADESARTVISFLNEGLEPPPNLDANFELLMLCVSRLYGDRRANHTHCNEYWGVSDTATSAGSGGGSGNNAGLYAMKSSRTVSLFKFISLASELLPQTLFKSYLKMITGLTRTELSARSAFNLLKNTPSGSSSFSMGWDHFFQALSSYYSNMRTDAFSDTAPGSASNGDLFTRRAPQPRNITQRETEHLVAVMGIMRAVAEHDRVSRVMMCDQTSWQAPQVLLGLVACATPLALKAEIMFTLAALAKSRETARAIWFQLEDSQIIPTLVVTTAAAGQSPCSLAEEIEQNESRLESYNLSSGVLQLLHTLMTTHMPRSLGAGPRQPGYDPYFNFLMNSIILRVYSRSYKDPSEMWEVAAKGLKLLFYLLATYRPKASDFMELREEQPYPGYHVMLQLQVKSHLLQLLLRIIEDARERLDEYKRFRGKEQLEECALYALLLLEVAVAKQNAFFEAHSSANSPILLSGLNRMLLDINPRTRRPDYVVKIIKFVTYNNWLPRHSLAAIKILSAVTMLPNVPSQILNMYALGSNEKLEVRQGFVECLEMDARLAQQNEELLDSIVLNDYQAMDDMLHHGGHQPPSVAVDEDESEADISGPEDGDTTLGPCYEVVALNGKMSVGIDLQIKEAVVELFGLNLCQAPPNFVYFLLGIDILRDFMARDKQQVGIEMQCCCVHSLVLVLEKYLESQRHSQEKYCPHTAHLVQGVYQLFHGLCANRRTSEIILRFFRLTCNDFLLRHLSAMPFRRHREDSMLHAMSHLLNCVAVEVRLAANHGQMTRYNLLCDILLLGGQSDGQRANPGMPQDLNNDILSGTASASFYGLDLGPVAAAVKIPAMPDKTQGLHANRLLECLVFEVNATAPQPHLEFFDPVLTKTVLKECEARPRPSPGSGSKSGTATASEPYLMINIRKLHDVLHEELRTVQSTIATGQRKAISGEITVLLQYAIEVNRVRTQRVATLRFVNAWCQLVQILFSSMPEALLPPALRRQYIIDIIEKMLLKVEPVQPLIEISIQITETILLLLANLRICYYQLEDQRTSDDSDVAAAQNGDNSLVNGPLSLSYSHAHSQSNLSVTMTGSTSNLRFILKRIVEWIMVSGVKSQNLRINLYTALLNCLRIVKRLRTEEEVDFHESIASRVEKSQKAVTDQRHEDKDRLKEMAAEVIGVYGEKLIDSICHDAVTGHDVCRMLALSCLEMISELDAVSTLTEFVVSRGYLKHLLNNIAESDDALSAILQPVPDNLRQLYVYEARLAFLTRLSQTGARMLLAEGALGVLSNMRVYDLQPDLKANQLRKDPEGFLPSTSKRFHSILQPALALCDGIVSSLGPQNDSAAHQVLNFLFAHIDMVETMLRTATPLMDLGHLQQLASITNLFSRTSTPELCTNMAASYVQERDLEFLNRLNRLQQLMIVVFGRFTVTEDTICQILQQEEVESLPESQKSRYVKYFLDIAANLSLYCRHAVTSHVRDSTTSKFLLTTIVNDVTPLTGRTDGKKLTAIMHTIIEQLKGSVGYYLSQKSYADNLLEQRSSLPNICFGPSGKDSYVELSQRHKEKRNELMQAVFIAEQNLYLLWIHLDFYMRNAVIFASENRSAINESNLESSSGNGSVSVLHATADEILQLKQHLISTFNETFCSELIVASEEYTVKCKGFNDSLLRRIKALVQFAASNGNANESSFI, via the exons atgGATG GCATGACCGAGGACATGTGGACGCCATGCAAGCATCTTTATGGCACACTGCAGCAGGCGATTGCCCATCCAAAAGAACTCATTGGCGATCTGGAGCAGTGCCTCAAGAAGAACAAACATAACTTTACCAATTTTCTACGCAACCCG CCCAAGAATGAGAAAAGCCGCAGTCAGATAAGGGCCGGACTCACGGAAGGCATACCAGTGGGCGCCCAGGGCCACAAGCTGATACTGTCTCAGGACTTGATCGATGAGGCCATCATATTGTCGGACATGTTCGATCTGGATGAGCTGATCGCCGTGGAGCTGCTGTACACGGCCCAGCGTCAGCAGATGCATCATCCGGGGCTGCCCCGTGGCCTGGTTGCCGTTTTGCTCTACTATGATGGCCGCAAGTCCATGGCCTGTGCCCTGCGCGATATGATGCAGACGATCAGTGGCGTGTCCTGGGTGACAGATCTGCCCAGAGAG TTCCTTTCGTTGGTGAATAATTATGTGCAGAATCTGACGGAGGAATCGAATTTGTTGTCCCGCCTGCTGGATATACTCGCCGAAATGGATGTGGTCAAGGAG AACCTTATGCTGACCAAAAATCGCGCCTTTGGCTCCACAAAGCATCAGAATCAAGTGCTGGCCTTGTACGAGGAAATCCGCCAGGCTGTGGCCATGAGCCTCTTCAACTATTCGGCCCAACGTGGCCTGCCCCGCGGCAATGCCATACGTCTGATGAAAATGCTCGCGGCATGCAAATCCAGCGACAATGCAGGCGGCAATATCGATGATGTGACAGTCATTATGCTGATGGCTCTGCTGTACTCCTATGATACGTCCCTGCTACTCAGCTCGGATGCGGTTAATCCGTACACGGGCCGGTTGCCCATCATATGGGATCCAGAGTTTGCCAAGAGCTTCCACGAGGCCTTGTACGACCAGGCCAAATGGCAGACGCCGCGCCTCGATGCCATCATCAAGTACAGCTttgccctggccctggccagCCTGCGGCATGCGCCCAGCCAGATGCAGGCGGCCGCCATTGCGGTGATACCACGCGATGAGCAGCTAATGGATGAGGCACTGGCCTCCAATGTCTTTGGTTTCATCTACCGTCAGTTGCTGGAGAATGAAATGATTTACAA CACGGAGTTCATTTATCGACGGGCGCATCTACTGATCACCGATTTCATTGATTTCATGCATGCCAAAGTGGCCGAGCTGCGCAACCGGGCGGACGAGTCCGCGCGCACGGTGATTAGTTTCCTGAATGAAGGCCTCGAGCCGCCACCAAATCTGGACGCAAACTTCGAGCTGCTAATGCTGTGCGTGTCCCGTCTCTACGGCGATCGACGGGCCAACCACACCCACTGCAACGAGTATTGGGGGGTCAGCGACACGGCCACATCAgccggcagcggcggcggcagcggcaacaatgCCGGCCTCTATGCCATGAAGAGCTCCCGGACTGTGTCCCTATTCAAGTTTATATCCTTGGCCAGCGAACTCCTGCCACAGACGCTGTTCAAGTCGTACCTGAAGATGATCACGGGCCTCACGCGCACAGAGCTGTCGGCCCGCAGTGCCTTCAATCTGCTCAAGAACACGCCATCGGGCTCCTCGAGCTTTTCGATGGGCTGGGACCACTTCTTTCAGGCATTGTCCAGCTACTACAG CAACATGCGCACGGATGCCTTCAGCGATACGGCCCCGGGCAGTGCCTCCAATGGCGATCTTTTCACGCGGCGAGCCCCGCAGCCCCGGAACATAACTCAGCGAGAAACGGAGCATCTGGTGGCTGTGATGGGGATCATGCGCGCGGTGGCCGAGCACGATCGCGTGTCCCGGGTGATGATGTGCGATCAGACCAGCTGGCAGGCGCCACAGGTGCTGCTGGGATTGGTGGCGTGTGCCACACCGCTGGCCCTCAAGGCAGAGATCATGTTTACGCTGGCGGCCTTGGCCAAGTCCAGGGAGACGGCGCGTGCCATTTGGTTCCAGCTGGAGGACTCGCAGATAATACCCACGCTGGTGGTGACGACGGCAGCGGCCGGACAGAGCCCGTGCAGCCTGGCCGAGGAGATCGAGCAGAACGAGAGCCGTCTCGAGTCGTACAACTTGAGTAGCGGCGTTCTCCAGCTGCTCCACACACTGATGACCACCCATATGCCCAGGAGCTTGGGCGCCGGCCCGCGGCAACCTGGCTACGATCCGTATTTCAATTTCCTGATGAACTCCATAATCCTCAGGGTCTACAGTCGCTCGTACAAGGACCCCAGCGAAATGTGGGAGGTGGCCGCAAAGGGATTGAAGCTCTTATTCTATCTGCTGGCCACGTACCGGCCGAAGGCCAGCGATTTTATGGAATTGCGCGAGGAGCAGCCGTATCCGGGCTACCATGTGATGTTGCAGCTGCAGGTGAAATCGCATCTATTGCAGCTCCTGTTGCGCATCATCGAGGATGCCCGCGAGCGGCTGGACGAGTACAAGCGCTTTCGGGGCAAGGAACAGCTGGAGGAGTGCGCCCTGTACGCCCTACTGCTGCTCGAGGTGGCGGTGGCCAAACAGAATGCCTTCTTCGAGGCCCACTCGTCCGCCAATAGTCCCATTCTGCTGTCGGGACTGAACCGCATGCTGTTGGACATCAATCCGCGCACCCGACGACCCGATTACGTGGTGAAAATCATTAAGTTTGTGACCTATAACAATTGGCTGCCGCGGCACTCGCTGGCGGCCATCAAGATACTGAGCGCGGTGACCATGCTGCCGAATGTCCCCTCACAGATCCTCAATATGTATGCCCTCGGCAGCAACGAGAAGCTCGAGGTGCGCCAGGGATTTGTCGAGTGCCTGGAAATGGACGCCCGTTTGGCCCAACAGAACGAAGAGCTCCTCGATTCGATTGTGCTCAACGACTATCAGGCCATGGACGATATGCTCCACCACGGAGGACATCAGCCGCCGAGTGTGGCCGTCGACGAGGATGAATCGGAGGCGGACATCAGCGGTCCCGAGGACGGAGACACGACCTTGGGCCCATGCTACGAAGTGGTGGCCCTCAATGGGAAGATGTCCGTCGGCATTGATCTGCAGATCAAAGAGGCTGTGGTCGAGCTCTTTGGACTCAATCTGTGTCAAGCGCCGCCGAATTTCGTTTACTTTTTGCTGGGCATCGATATCCTCAGGGACTTTATGGCCAGGGATAAGCAGCAGGTCGGCATTGAAATGCAGTGCTGTTGTGTGCATTCCTTGGTTTTGGTCCTGGAAAAGTATCTCGAG AGCCAACGGCACAGCCAGGAGAAATACTGCCCCCATACGGCCCATCTGGTGCAGGGAGTCTATCAGCTGTTCCACGGCCTGTGCGCCAATCGTCGGACTTCGGAGATCATCCTGCGCTTCTTCCGCTTGACCTGCAATGACTTCCTGCTGCGCCATCTGAGCGCCATGCCGTTTCGTCGCCACCGCGAGGATTCTATGCTGCACGCCATGAGCCATTTGCTCAATTGTGTGGCGGTCGAGGTGCGCCTGGCGGCCAATCATGGCCAGATGACGCGCTACAATCTGTTGTGCGACATACTCCTGCTGGGCGGCCAGTCGGATGGGCAGCGTGCGAATCCCGGCATGCCGCAGGACCTCAACAACGATATACTGAGTGGCACAGCCTCCGCTAGCTTCTATGGCCTGGACCTGGGCCCCGTCGCGGCGGCCGTTAAGATACCCGCGATGCCCGATAAGACCCAAGGATTGCATGCGAATCGTTTGCTGGAATGTCTGGTGTTCGAGGTGAATGCCACGGCGCCCCAGCCGCACCTGGAGTTCTTCGATCCGGTGCTGACGAAAACGGTGCTCAAGGAGTGCGAAGCCCGCCCCCGACCGAGTCCAGGCAGCGGCAGTAAGAGCGgaactgccactgcctctgagCCATACCTGATGATAAATATTCGCAAACTCCACGACGTCCTGCACGAAGAGCTGCGTACGGTGCAGAGCACCATTGCCACGGGCCAGCGGAAGGCCATCAGTGGGGAGATCACCGTGCTGCTGCAGTACGCCATCGAGGTGAACCGCGTGCGGACACAGCGCGTCGCCACGCTGAGGTTTGTGAATGCGTGGTGCCAGCTGGTGCAGATACTGTTCAGCAGCATGCCCGAGGCCCTGCTGCCGCCGGCCCTGAGGCGTCAGTACATCATTGATATCATCGAGAAGATGCTGCTGAAGGTGGAGCCCGTGCAGCCGCTAATCGAGATCTCCATACAGATCACCGAAACgatcctgctgctgctggccaatCTGCGCATCTGCTATTACCAGCTGGAGGATCAGCGGACCAGCGATGATAGCGATGTGGCCGCCGCCCAAAACGGCGACAACAGCCTGGTCAACGGGCCGCTTTCCCTTTCATATTCGCACGCCCATTCGCAGTCGAACCTCAGCGTCACAATGACGGGCAGCACGAGCAATCTGCGCTTCATCCTGAAACGCATCGTCGAGTGGATCATGGTGAGCGGCGTCAAGTCGCAAAATCTGCGCATCAATCTCTATACGGCTTTGCTCAATTGCCTGCGGATCGTGAAGCGTCTGCGCACCGAAGAGGAGGTGGACTTTCATGAAAG CATTGCCTCGCGCGTGGAGAAATCGCAAAAGGCCGTCACCGATCAGCGGCACGAGGATAAGGACCGGCTCAAGGAGATGGCCGCGGAGGTGATCGGGGTCTATGGGGAGAAGCTGATTGATTCGATCTGCCACGACGCGGTGACCGGACACGATGTTTGCCGCATGCTGGCGCTGTCCTGCCTGGAGATGATCTCTGAACTGGATGCGGTGAGCACGCTCACCGAATTTGTGGTGTCGCGCGGCTACCTGAAGCACCTGCTGAACAACATCGCAGAATCGGACGATGCCCTGAGCGCGATCCTGCAACCGGTGCCGGACAATCTGCGGCAGTTGTACGTTTACGAGGCCCGTTTGGCCTTCCTCACGCGCCTGTCGCAGACGGGTGCCCGCATGTTGCTCGCCGAAGGAGCCCTGGGCGTCCTGTCCAATATGCGGGTGTACGACCTGCAGCCGGACCTGAAGGCCAACCAGTTGCGAAAAGATCCGGAGGGCTTTCTGCCGAGCACGTCTAAGCGTTTCCATTCCATCCTGCAGCCGGCCCTGGCCCTTTGCGATGGCATTGTCAGCTCCCTGGGACCGCAGAACGATTCGGCCGCCCACCAGGTGCTCAACTTTCTGTTCGCCCACATCGACATGGTCGAAACGATGCTGCGCACGGCCACGCCCCTGATGGACCTGGGGCACCTGCAGCAGCTGGCGTCGATCACGAATCTGTTCTCGCGCACCTCCACGCCCGAACTGTGCACCAATATGGCTGCTAGCTACGTGCAGGAGCGCGATCTGGAGTTCTTGAATCGCCTGAATCGCCTGCAGCAGCTGATGATCGTGGTCTTTGGCCGTTTCACTGTGACCGAGGACACCATTTGCCAGATACTCCAGCAGGAGGAGGTGGAGTCCCTGCCCGAGAGCCAGAAGAGTCGTTACGTCAAGTATTTCCTGGACATTGCCGCCAATCTGTCGCTCTATTGCCGCCACGCGGTGACCAGTCATGTCCGCGACAGCACCACCTCCAAGTTTCTCCTAACGACGATAGTCAATGATGTTACACCACT GACTGGCAGGACAGACGGCAAGAAGCTGACGGCCATTATGCACACAATCATCGAACAGCTGAAGGGCTCCGTGGGCTACTACCTTTCGCAGAAGTCGTATGCCGACAACCTGCTGGAGCAGCGCTCCTCGCTGCCCAACATCTGCTTCGGCCCGAGCG GTAAAGATAGCTACGTGGAGCTCAGCCAGCGGCACAAGGAGAAGCGCAACGAACTGATGCAGGCCGTCTTTATAGCCGAACAGAATCTGTATTTGCTGTGGATCCATCTGGACTTTTATATGCGTAATGCGGTGATATTTGCCAGCGAGAATCGCAGTGCCATCAACGAGAGCAATCTGGAGAGTTccagcggcaacggcagcgTCTCCGTGCTTCATGCCACCGCCGATGAGATCCTCCAGCTGAAGCAGCATCTCATCTCCACCTTTAACGAGACCTTCTGCTCGGAGCTGATCGTCGCCAGTGAAGAGTATACGGTCAAGTGCAAGGGCTTCAATGATTCACTATTGCGACGCATCAAGGCGTTGGTGCAGTTTGCTGCCTCCAATGGGAATGCCAACGAGAGTTCTTTCATATAG